The Halovivax ruber XH-70 genome includes the window ACGACGCCGAGTCGGTCGGGATCGCCGCCCAGTTCGGCCGCGTGCGCGGCAGCCCACTGCAGGGCGGCGTAGGCGTCGTCGGTCGCCGCCGGGAACGGGTGCTCGGGCGCGAGTCGATAGTCGACCGACAGGACCAGCGCGCCCGCACGGCTCGCCAGTTCGCGACAGATGTTGTCCGACGAGTCGAGCGTCCCGAGCGTCCAGCCGCCGCCGTGGGTAAAGACCAGCGTCGGCGGGTTCTCGCGGTCGGGCCGGTAGACCCGGATCGACAGGTCGCCGCCGGGGCCGTCGATACGCAGGTCCCGCACGGTTCGCAGATCGGGGCTGGCCCCGCCGGAGAACACCTCGTCTTCGATGCGCCGCGCGCTGGCGACCGAGAGCGCCGACCACTGGGGCACGCCGGCCGCCTGGATGTCCGCGACGACCGCGGCGAGTTCGGGGTCGAGTTCGTCGGTCGACTCCCGATGCGGTTCGTCGTGCTCGCTCGATTCGACTGCGGTCTCGTCCATGCGCGGGACATCGGCGGACTGGTAGATGAGTCCACCGCCCGGAACGGAGGACTCGCTCGGTTTGCCGGCGCACAAATCCGATACCTCGCCGGCGATCGTGCACACCAGCGACGAGATCCGACCGTTCCGACGTCGAAAGCTACCTGTAGGTCGACCACGACAGCCGACATCATGGTTGACAGCGAAAGTGAGGGTGACGCCGCGGCCGATGCGAGTCGCCGCGACGCCCGCGAACGCGACCGGGCCGATCCCCTCGCCGACTTCCGCGAACGCTTCGAGATTCCCGACGACTACTACATGGACGGCAACTCGCTGGGACCGATCTCCGACGCGGCCGAGGAGAGCCTCCAGCGCGCCGTGGACCAGTGGCGCGACCAGGCGATCCGCGGCTGGACCGGCTCGGAGCCGCCCTGGTTCTGGTACGGCGAGCGACTCGGCGAGGAGCTCGCCCCCCTCGTCGGCGCGGACCCCGACGAGGTCGTCGTGGGCAACTCGACGACGATCAACATCCACACGCTCGTTGGAACCTTCGTAGACGCGCGCGAACCGGACGAGCCCC containing:
- a CDS encoding alpha/beta hydrolase, with translation MDETAVESSEHDEPHRESTDELDPELAAVVADIQAAGVPQWSALSVASARRIEDEVFSGGASPDLRTVRDLRIDGPGGDLSIRVYRPDRENPPTLVFTHGGGWTLGTLDSSDNICRELASRAGALVLSVDYRLAPEHPFPAATDDAYAALQWAAAHAAELGGDPDRLGVVGTSAGGNLAAASAIRARDAGFDLDGQFLLYPMTDRRFDRPSYDEHGDGPLLTEADVRWFWDQYLRSPVDEHNPFATVCRTPDLAGVAPATVVTAGHDVLRDEGAAYAERLADHGVAVDHDHYPSMTHGFLSLTDSVSRADEAMDALAEAIREWVE